In Streptomyces sp. Li-HN-5-11, the sequence TTCAACGCCCGCATGCTCAGCGAGGGCGACTACGCCACGCCCGAGCAGGGCGCCCCCATCGTCCCGCCGGACGGTCCTTGGGAGCTGTGCCTGACGATCAACGACTCGTGGGGGTACCAGCACCACGACCACAACCACAAGTCACTCGCCCAGCTGGTCCGCTACTTCACCGAGACCATCGGGGGAGGGGGCAATCTGCTGCTGGACGTCGGGCCGATGGAGGACGGCACCGTCCCACGACCCCAGGTCGAGCGCCTGGAAGGACTGGGGGAGTGGATCCGCCGGCACGCGGAGGCGGTCTACGGGACGGTGCGCGGGCTGCCGGCCGGGCACCACTACGGCCCCAGCACCCTCTCCGCCGACCGCCGCACGCTCTACCTCACCCTGTTCGACGCCCCGCGCGCCGAGATCGGCGTACGCGGCCTGGTCACACCGGTGAGCAGGGTCACCGTCCTGGGCACCGGCGCGGAACTCGCCCACCGCATGGTCGGCGGGCTGCACGAGGCCGTCGGCGTGCTGTGGATCGATCCGCCCGCCGCGTCCGACCTCGATCCGTACGCGACGGTCCTTGCCGTGGAACTGGACGGCGAACTCGAGGTGTACCGGGGATCGGGGCGCTCCTGAGACAGGGAGGCGGCCGGTGGGCGTGTATCGCTCTTCCTGCCGGCGTCTCACCGGCTTCCTCCCGTTCGCCCGGCGGGCGCCTCGGGCTGATCGGGCCGGCCGGCCGCTTCCCCCGTGACAGCGGCCGGCCGGCACCGTTCCCCCGTTCCCCCCCGCTTCCCCGTTCCCCCGTCGGTGCGCTTCCCCCGTTTGCCTCTCACCGTTAGGAGCGCGCCACCCGCGCCCTGATACACCCCCTACGAAAAAAAGTCCCCCCGGCCCAGGACCCGGGGGGACGTCGCGCTCGTGCTAGCCGGTGAAGCCGGCGGTGATGGAGGTGAACTGCCAGTTGTTCTGGCTGATGCCGGAGCAGTTGCTCACCACGCCGCCGCCGGGGCAGGGCCGGTCACGGTTGACCGACCAGAAGGCCAGCCGGGCGATGTGGTGGCTGTTCGCCCAGTCACGGATCTGGCTCCAGATCGCCGGGGTGGTGGTCTCCTGCTGGTCGGACAGGCCGTTCATGCCGGAGATCCCGATGTGGGCGTAGGCGGTGGCGTCGTCCCAGCCGAAGGTCGACTTCAGCTTGGCCTTCAGGCCCTCGGCCGCGTTCACCGTGTTGCCGTACATGTCGGAGCCGCCGCCGAAGTCGAACGGCATGATGGTGAAGACGTCGATGTTCGCGCCGAGCGACTGCGCCTGCTCGATGAGCCGGTTGCCGTAGTAGGTCGGGCCGGTCGTCGAGGTGCCGAAGGTGACGATCGTCTTCAGCCCGGGATTGTTCGCCTTCACGGTCTTCAGCGCGGTGAGGATCCTCGCCTGCACGGCCTCGTTCTCGAACTCGTCCGAGTTCTCGATGTCCATGTCGACCGCCTTGAGGCCGTAGGCGTCGATCACCTTCTGGATCGCCCCGGCGAGCGCGTCCGCGGAGGAGCAGTTGGCGCCGAGCTTGCTGCCCTGCCAGCCGCCGAACGACGGGACGATGTCTCCGCCCGCGGAGCGGATCGCGTTGATGGCACTCTGGTCGGCGCCGCCGGTCAGCGGCCGGCTGCCGTCCCAGGCGGGGGTGCAGCCGCCCGAGTCCAGCACGAACGCCATGGTGAACCACTTGATGCCGGTCGCGCTCATCACCGAGGCCGGGTTCGGCGGGTCGCCCCACCCCTCGTACAGGTACGGTGCCGCCTGTTTGAAGCCTCCGCCACCGCCGCCGCCCGTGTCCGTCGTCACGGAGACGGCGTTCGAGGCCGCCGAGACGTTCCCGGCCGCGTCGCGCGCCTTGACGGTGAACGTGTAGCCCGTACCCGGCGAGAGCCCGCCGACCGTCGTGCTCGTACCGGAGACGCTCAGCACCTGGCTGGAGCCGCTGTAGATGTCGTACGCCGTCACGCCGACGTTGTCCGTCGCGGCGTTCCACTTCAGCGACACGCTGGATGAGGTCTTGCCGGTGGAGGTCAGTCCCGTCGGGGCGGTCGGCGCCTGGGTGTCGCCGCCGCCACCGCCGCCACCGGGGCCGTCCAGGCTGATGTCGTCGGCGTAGTAGGTGCCCTGCGCGTACCAGCCGTGCACGTAGATGGTCGCGCTGGTCTGCGAGGCGCCGGTGGTGAAGGACACCGACAACTGGCTGTACGCGGACGGGGACGTCGTCCACGTCGAAGCGCCGCCGTCCACGCCGAGGTAGACGTAGGAGCCGCGCACCCAGCCGCTCAGTGTGTACGTCGTGTTCGGCTTGACCGCGAGGCTCTGGCCGCACTGGGCGTCGTCGCTGGAACTGACCGCGCCGCGAAGGGCCTTGGAGCCACTGTGCACGGGGGAGGACACCACCGAGCCGAGGTTGCCGGTGCATGTCCAGGGGGACAGGCCGCCCGACTCGAAGCCGGGGTTGGTCAGGATGTTGGCCGCCTGGGCCGTGCCCGGGAGGGCGACGGCCCCGGCGAGCGCCAGGGCGGCCGAGCCGAGCAGGGCGAGGAGCCGGCGCCTGGAGCGTCTGAGTGTGTTGCGCACGCGATCTCCCTGGAAGGTGGGGTGTTCGGGAGGGCACAGGGGTGTGCGGAGTGGTGCGCAACCAAGTTGGTATGGACCAATCGCGGTGTCAAGATGCTGCGCCGTGATTGGTCCAGACCGGTCGGAAGGGGCGGGCCGGGGGCCGGCCTAGGCCGGCGCGATGGCGCGAACCGCGTGCCGGCCCGCGGAACTCAGCTCGTCCTCCGTCGTGGGGACTTCGGCGGGCGGCAGCGGCTCCGCCTCCTCCGCCCGTTGCCGCGGAAGCGACACGGGCCGCAGCGGACGCGGCCCCGACACCACGGTGTAGTCCTGCCCCAGGAACGGCGGAGCGACCTCCCCCGGATCCTCGCCGAGCGCCAACTGCACTGCGGCCCAAGGCGCGTTGATCCCGCACAGGGAGAGCTGGTGCAGCCCGCCCGCGGGACGCGTGTTGACGTCCAGGAGCACCGGCCGCTCGCCGTACATCCGGAACTGGATGTTGGACAGGTAGTGCAGCCCGAAGCCCTCGGCGATCCGCCGGGCCGGCTCCAGCCACTGCTCGTGCAGCGTGAAACCGCGGCGGCGGCCGTTCTTCGTGCGGCCCACGGCGAGACGGATCCGGCTGTCCGGACCCGTCAGGCAGTCGACCGAAACCTCCGGCTGCTCCAGGCGCGGCATCACCAGCCAGTCGACCGGCTGCTGAGCCCGCTCCAGCGCCTGCAGCACCAGATCCAGGCAGACGGACGGGCCCGGAAATCCACTCAGATGCGTGAGGGAGAACGGCTCGCGCGTGATGACGCGGAAGCCCACACCGCCCGCGCCCGACGCCGGCTTGAAGCACGGGCGGAGCCCTGCCGCCTCCACCTCCTCGACGGCTGACAGCAGTTCACCCGCCGTGCGCACCCGCCACCACGGCGGCACCGGCACTCCGACCGACTGGACCGCCTCGTACGCCGTCGCCTTGTCCTCGAAGACGGCCACCGCCTCGGGGGTCGGTGCGAGCAGGGCCGTACCTTTCGCCGCGAATTCCGCCCGGTGCGCGACGATCGCGGCCTGGTGCAGCCGGGGCACGAACACGTCGATGCCGCGCCGCGCGCACTGGTCCAGCGCGTACTCGACGTACGCCACCGGGGACAGGCCCTCGGGTTCGAGTTCGGCGGTGTCCGCGGCGGCCAGCACGGGGGAGTCGGCGTCGCCGTGGGTGGCATGGATCTCGACGGCCCGGTCGCTGGGATTTCTCCGCAGCTGATCCATGAAGAACACGTTCTCCGCGTACGTGCGGTTGAGCCAGACGCGTACGCGAGAGACCATGCAGGCCGCCTTTCACGGTTCGCGGGCAGGGCGAAGCAGGCCGTGCCCGGCCAGAGGGGATGGAGGGACACCAAACCGCCCTGCGCGAGGGAGGGTTCCGGCGGTGGTGTTGGGGCGATCATACGGCTTTCCGGAGGCGTGGCGTGCAACGCGCGTGTTACGGATCGGACGCCCGTGGCACGGTGGCGCCCTTGTCCGAAGGCCGCCGGGTGTGCTCTTGTGGTGTCCATCGTGTGCGTGACCGGGGGCGACGGGGGGCGAAGGGTGACGGGGACGGCCGGCGGGAGCGGCCAGGTGCTGGCCGTCAGCGACCTCCACATCGGCTACAGCGAGAACCGCGCCCTGGTGGACCGGATGGGACCCGACTCCGACGACGACTGGCTGATCGTGGCCGGGGACGTCGCGGAGACCGTGGCGGACATCCGATGGGCCCTCAAGACGCTGGCGAGCCGTTTCCGCACGGTCGTCTGGGCTCCCGGCAACCATGAACTGTGGACGCACCCGCGGGACGCCGTCACCCTGCGCGGCGCCGCCCGCTACGAACACCTCGTCGAGGTGTGCCGCGAACTGGGCGTGACCACGCCCGAGGACCCCTACCCCGTGTGGAACGGACCCGGCGGCCCGGTGGCCGTGGCGCCGCTGTTCCTGCTGTACGACTACTCCTTCCTGCCGGCCGGCTGCGCGACGAAGGACGAGGGCCTGGCCTACGCGCACGGCACAGGCGTCGTCTGCAACGACGAGTACCTGCTGCACCCCGACCCGTACCCGAGCCGCGAGGCCTGGTGCCGGGCCCGGGTCGCCGAGACCGAGCGCAGACTCGCCGCGCTGCCCGGCGATCTGCCCACGGTGCTCGTCAACCACTACCCGCTCCACCGGCACCCGACGGACGTCCTGTGGTACCCCGAGTTCGCCATGTGGTGCGGCACCCGGCTGACCGCCGACTGGCACCGCAGATTCCGCGTGGCCGCCATGGTCTACGGACACCTGCACATCCCGCGGACCACCTGGCACGAGGGCGTCCGCTTCGAAGAGGTGTCGGTGGGATACCCCCGCGAGTGGCGCAAGCGCCCGGAACCACCGGGCAGGCTGCGCCGCGTACTGCCGATGGAGGTCGGACCCGGTGATCGAGGAGCTGCTCCCTGACTCGGTGGTGGCCGTGGAGGCACACGGCGAGGACGAGGCCGACGCCCCGCTGTACCCCGAGGAGCAGGCGATCGTGGCACGGGCGGTCGCCAAACGCCGCCGCGAGTTCGCCGCCGTGCGCGCCTGCGCGCGCCGCGCCATGGAGAAGCTCGGCGTGCCGCCGCAGCCCGTCCTGCCCGGCGAGCGGGGCGGCCCGCTGTGGCCGGAGGGCCTGGTCGGCAGCATGACCCACTGCGACGGCTACCGCGCCGCCGCGCTGGCCCGCGCCACCGACCTGGCCTCCCTCGGCATCGACGCCGAACCCCACGCACCGCTCCCGGACGGCGTCCTCACCTCGGTCGCCCTGCCGGCCGAGCAGCACAGGCTCGCGCACCTGGCGGAGCACCGGCCCGACGTCCACTGGGACCGGCTGCTGTTCAGCGCGAAGGAGTCCGTCTACAAGGCGTGGTTCCCGCTGACCGGGAAGTGGCTGGACTTCGCGGAGGCCGACATCGAGATCCACGCACACCCCGAGACACCCCGGCACGGCCGCTTCCGCGCAGACCTCCTCGTACCGGGCCCGCTCCTCGGCGAGTGCCGCGTCGGGCACTTCGACGGCCGGTGGACCGTTGCCCGCGGCCTGGTCACCACGGCGGTGGCCGTCGCCCGCCCCTGAGCCGGCCCGCTCACGGCTGCGGGCACCAGTGGCGCAGCAGACGGAAGAGCGTCTCCTCGTTGCCCTGCAGGCCCGCGCGGGAGAGGGCCGCTTCCGCCTCGGCGAGTACGGCGGGCGGGACGACCAGTGGCCGGCCGGTGTCCGGTGGTCCGTCGAAGGCGGCGCGCACCGTGTGCAGCAGCCGCAGGTACGCCTGGACGGCGGTCCGCTCACGGTCGGTCAGTACGGCGGTCGGCATGGGTTCCCTCCCCGTTCTCGGCGTCACGCGGTCACACGCCCCGGTCACCCGGAAGCGCACGCGCCACCGCGCGGCGGCGGCGCACCCTCCAGCTTGCCGCCCACCACTGACAACGGCCCCACGCTCCGGCCAGGTTCGCCCGCCCGGCCGATGCGGAACCCCCAGGGGACTGCCGCTGTCCAGGGCCTGACCCGGCCGGAGGCGCCGCCGTCCATCCTCCGGCCGAGGTGCCCGAGCGACGCATCGATCCGGCCCGCCAGACGGTCACGGCACCGGGCCCCGCAGCGGCGAACCCGCCGGCCGCTCTCGGTCAGCTCCTCCTCGCCGAGCTGGAACCACAGGATCAGGACTCGGGCCGCTTGACGTTCTCCAGAAGCATGTCCAGCCACTCGGCGACCTTGTCGCGGTGCTGGTCGGTGGGCAGTTGGGCGGCCCGCCAGGCTATCCCGCGGACACCGTGGTCCTGCAGCAGCCGCTCCAGGGGGTCCTCGGCGGCCGCGGCCGCCTCCCGCTCGCGGTCGGCGAGCCGTTGGAGGAGATCCTGCTCGGTGCGCTGGAGGGCGCCCGCGAGCGCCTCGGGGTCCTCCGCGGTGAGGAAGCCGGCGTGCACGCGGAAGAAGCGCTGGAGGGCGTCGCAGTGCTCCATGGTGGGACGCCGGTCGCCGTTGATGAGGGCACCCGCCTGCTGCCGCGACATGCCGGCGCCGTCGGCGATCTCCTGCTGGGTGTAGCGCCGCCCGTTGGGCTTCAGCCGGGTGCGGCGCAGCAGGCCGAGCCGCTGCAGGAACCGGGCCTGCACGTCGGGCTCGCCCGCGGGCCGCCCGCTCAGCAGGGCTCTGACCACGGGTTCCGGCACGCCGCAGGCCACGGACAGGCGCCCGACGTCGAAGACCTCCGCGTGTGGCACGCCGAGCCGGTCGGCGAGCGCGGTGACGCGTGCGACGACGGCCGGCAGCACGGCCGACGCCGTGATGCCCGGATCCTCGATGCCATCCGTCACCGACAGATCTCCTACGTCTCTCACAGACTTCTCACAACGGCGGGGTGCCGTGAACTTCCCGGAGATTAGCGGTTCGTTCGAACTCACATCCAGGTCTCGCCACAACTGTGGCCAATTCCAGCCGTCAACGGTCACGAAATGCCACGATAGTTGACACGACTCGCGTCCGAGCAGCAGGATCGGGGCGCCGCGTGAAGGCCGCAGAGGCAAGAGGGGTGACCTCCCGATGGCATTTCAGTCAGGAGGACAGCGGCCGGTGCCGCGGTCCGTTCCCGCGCGTCCCGAGGCGCGGGACTATCTCCAGGACTACGCCGCGCTCGTGCAGGCCGTCCCCTTTCCCTCCCTCGTCGTCGACCACCGCTGGGACGTCGTCCTGACCAACAGCGCGTTCACGTCGCTCTTCCGCGACGTCGGCCCGCACCCGACGGCCATGCCC encodes:
- a CDS encoding ATP-grasp domain-containing protein, with product MVSRVRVWLNRTYAENVFFMDQLRRNPSDRAVEIHATHGDADSPVLAAADTAELEPEGLSPVAYVEYALDQCARRGIDVFVPRLHQAAIVAHRAEFAAKGTALLAPTPEAVAVFEDKATAYEAVQSVGVPVPPWWRVRTAGELLSAVEEVEAAGLRPCFKPASGAGGVGFRVITREPFSLTHLSGFPGPSVCLDLVLQALERAQQPVDWLVMPRLEQPEVSVDCLTGPDSRIRLAVGRTKNGRRRGFTLHEQWLEPARRIAEGFGLHYLSNIQFRMYGERPVLLDVNTRPAGGLHQLSLCGINAPWAAVQLALGEDPGEVAPPFLGQDYTVVSGPRPLRPVSLPRQRAEEAEPLPPAEVPTTEDELSSAGRHAVRAIAPA
- a CDS encoding helix-turn-helix transcriptional regulator; translation: MTDGIEDPGITASAVLPAVVARVTALADRLGVPHAEVFDVGRLSVACGVPEPVVRALLSGRPAGEPDVQARFLQRLGLLRRTRLKPNGRRYTQQEIADGAGMSRQQAGALINGDRRPTMEHCDALQRFFRVHAGFLTAEDPEALAGALQRTEQDLLQRLADREREAAAAAEDPLERLLQDHGVRGIAWRAAQLPTDQHRDKVAEWLDMLLENVKRPES
- a CDS encoding 4'-phosphopantetheinyl transferase superfamily protein, with product MIEELLPDSVVAVEAHGEDEADAPLYPEEQAIVARAVAKRRREFAAVRACARRAMEKLGVPPQPVLPGERGGPLWPEGLVGSMTHCDGYRAAALARATDLASLGIDAEPHAPLPDGVLTSVALPAEQHRLAHLAEHRPDVHWDRLLFSAKESVYKAWFPLTGKWLDFAEADIEIHAHPETPRHGRFRADLLVPGPLLGECRVGHFDGRWTVARGLVTTAVAVARP
- a CDS encoding alpha-L-fucosidase, whose product is MPMQRWFTDAKLGIFVHWGIYAVDGVQESWSFYDGIVPHDRYMSQLERFTGANYDPRAWADLFARAGARYAVLTSRHHDGVALWDTKYGDLNLGKDYIGPYADALREKGLKVGLYYSHSDWNHPDYASTRKPGRPPELEDNRYSEVAAEDEDLRAWERFIAYRDGQIRELASRYRPDLMWFDGEWDRSEEQWRIPELAALVRSYVPDVVFNARMLSEGDYATPEQGAPIVPPDGPWELCLTINDSWGYQHHDHNHKSLAQLVRYFTETIGGGGNLLLDVGPMEDGTVPRPQVERLEGLGEWIRRHAEAVYGTVRGLPAGHHYGPSTLSADRRTLYLTLFDAPRAEIGVRGLVTPVSRVTVLGTGAELAHRMVGGLHEAVGVLWIDPPAASDLDPYATVLAVELDGELEVYRGSGRS
- a CDS encoding carbohydrate binding domain-containing protein codes for the protein MRNTLRRSRRRLLALLGSAALALAGAVALPGTAQAANILTNPGFESGGLSPWTCTGNLGSVVSSPVHSGSKALRGAVSSSDDAQCGQSLAVKPNTTYTLSGWVRGSYVYLGVDGGASTWTTSPSAYSQLSVSFTTGASQTSATIYVHGWYAQGTYYADDISLDGPGGGGGGGDTQAPTAPTGLTSTGKTSSSVSLKWNAATDNVGVTAYDIYSGSSQVLSVSGTSTTVGGLSPGTGYTFTVKARDAAGNVSAASNAVSVTTDTGGGGGGGFKQAAPYLYEGWGDPPNPASVMSATGIKWFTMAFVLDSGGCTPAWDGSRPLTGGADQSAINAIRSAGGDIVPSFGGWQGSKLGANCSSADALAGAIQKVIDAYGLKAVDMDIENSDEFENEAVQARILTALKTVKANNPGLKTIVTFGTSTTGPTYYGNRLIEQAQSLGANIDVFTIMPFDFGGGSDMYGNTVNAAEGLKAKLKSTFGWDDATAYAHIGISGMNGLSDQQETTTPAIWSQIRDWANSHHIARLAFWSVNRDRPCPGGGVVSNCSGISQNNWQFTSITAGFTG
- a CDS encoding metallophosphoesterase, whose protein sequence is MTGTAGGSGQVLAVSDLHIGYSENRALVDRMGPDSDDDWLIVAGDVAETVADIRWALKTLASRFRTVVWAPGNHELWTHPRDAVTLRGAARYEHLVEVCRELGVTTPEDPYPVWNGPGGPVAVAPLFLLYDYSFLPAGCATKDEGLAYAHGTGVVCNDEYLLHPDPYPSREAWCRARVAETERRLAALPGDLPTVLVNHYPLHRHPTDVLWYPEFAMWCGTRLTADWHRRFRVAAMVYGHLHIPRTTWHEGVRFEEVSVGYPREWRKRPEPPGRLRRVLPMEVGPGDRGAAP